A genomic segment from Pollutimonas thiosulfatoxidans encodes:
- a CDS encoding TPM domain-containing protein, whose protein sequence is MQHRKASWKQVTGLAGIEGHWLRRKHFTPQLLAQVAEHIGQSEAGHSGELMLAIEAVSPRHEPDSRLRALEVFGRLRVWDTPLDTGVLLYLALDKHHIHIVADRGVTASDDLWQAVCERLQERLKRKDYGPGLLAAIEDIEEILSSHCPPLPLDGDQANNLPDAPVML, encoded by the coding sequence GTGCAACATCGTAAGGCAAGCTGGAAGCAAGTTACCGGTCTGGCAGGTATCGAAGGGCATTGGCTGCGCCGCAAGCACTTTACCCCGCAGTTGCTGGCACAAGTGGCCGAACACATAGGTCAAAGCGAGGCGGGGCACAGCGGTGAGCTGATGTTGGCGATCGAGGCGGTCAGCCCGCGTCACGAACCCGACAGCCGCTTGCGGGCACTGGAAGTTTTTGGCCGTCTACGCGTGTGGGACACGCCGCTGGATACCGGGGTACTGCTTTATCTGGCGCTGGACAAGCACCACATTCACATTGTTGCCGACCGAGGGGTCACGGCATCCGACGACCTATGGCAGGCCGTGTGCGAGCGGCTGCAAGAGCGCCTGAAGCGCAAGGACTACGGCCCTGGCCTGCTTGCCGCAATCGAGGACATCGAGGAAATCCTTTCCAGCCATTGTCCGCCCTTGCCGCTGGACGGGGATCAGGCCAACAACCTTCCCGATGCCCCGGTGATGCTTTAA